The DNA segment TAATATGGATTTTTAGGATATATTATATGTTTTTCAACACGGTTAACTTTCATCTTCTCTATTCACCTCCTTTTCTTCAAGCACCTCTTTTATCTTCTTTACTTTTCTTTTAGAATATAATTTCATAGAATAACAATGAAGTAAACTTACTACTTCTTCAAAGATTTCCTCACTGTCTAATTTTTCAGAACCTACTTCACTCATCACCACTATCTCGCAATGATATTTTTTACTACTTTACCCGCCATTACATCATCAAGCATTTTAAAGAAATCTTTTCTTTTTTCAAAGCTAATACCACTAGCTATATCTGAAAATACTCTTGATATACAGTATCCATTACTAAAACAAAACTGTTTTAGTAATTGTATTTGATTATCTAAATCAGCTTTTTGTTTTGGAGTAGAAACCCTTGCATAAATATAAGTTTTTCTTTCTACTCCTTTGTTAAATAGTTTATATACACTGTCTTTGTCATAATCATATCTACCATTAGGTAGAACACTTACTTTTATCAAACCTTCTTTTACATATTTTGTTAGAGTAGGTCTTGATATTTGCAATAATTCCAATACTTCTTTAGATTTCATTATAATCATCTCCTTATGAGATAATTATAACATATATTTATTTTAATAATAGTATAATTTGTTAAAATTTTTGATATTCTTTCTTATTTTTATTTATTTTTATGACTATAATATAAGGTTAGCAAGATATATCCCTGGAAAAAATACCATGAGGATAGAAATAGATAACAATTCTATAAAATTTCCCCAAAAAAACTGGGATAATAAATGAAGGGTGCCTTGATAAATCAATGACAAACCTGCCATTAGCAAAAGGAGTAACATAATTACTTTAATAATCACAAAACCACCTCCCCTAAAGTAATAAAAATATATGTATCATTTGGATTTTATATACATAAATACATATAAAGACTAAGGAATATAATTTTTCTTTTCCTGGGGAGGTTAAAATTATGGGGAAAAAATTTGTAAGTTTATCTCTTTTCCTTTTAGTATTATTTACTTTAACCTCTTGTAATTCTAAACAAGAGGAAGTCTTTTATTTTTCATATTCTCCTAAGACTTTACTACCTCAAAATTCAGTTACCATCAATGATTTTGCCCTTGAACCAATCAATACAACAGTTACACTAGATTTACCTGTTTTCCTTTTAAAAAGTGACAATAAATCATACCAAATTGATTATCCTCTAACCTTTGCACAAGATTTACAAACTGGAGAAATTTATCAACTTGAACAAGGGTTTAGGGAAAAATTATTAGAAAAAAAATCATCTTTAGATAAGATGATTTTTGGAGAATATTTAGATTGGCAAGAAGCAGATAAAGTATTCCCTAAATATGCAAAAGCTTTAGTAAAAGATTTAGAAACACAAAAATATTTTCGAGTACAGCGCAGGGGAGGGAGTTCCCACTGTGACGTTCAACCCCTTACTAAACAAGATACAGAAATAATGTTTGACATCTATAACCAAAGTTGGAGTTGGGATCGTCGTGGAGTAATTGTTAAAGTAGGAAACCGCTATATTGCTGGTTCAATGAATGGAATGCCCCATGGGGATGGGGCTATAAGAGACAATGGATTTGATGGACACTTTTGTATTCATTTTTTAAATTGTGTAACCCATGGAACTAATAACCTGGATTTTGCCCATCAACTTATGGTAAAAAAAGCTGCAGGCCTACTATTTCAAACCCTTATAGATATGGAACCTGCAGAAATAGTAAAAGCATTTATTATTTTTTCCACCCAAAGGCAAGAACACTTAGCTAAGTTAATTATGCAAAATCCCACTGAAGACATTACTTTTTTTGTAAACCTACAATCGATACATATCTCCTCTATTGATATTATTTCGGCAGAAGAAAATCAGGTAAAAGTAAAAGTCAATTGTTATTATTATTTAAATAACCAAAGATATACCAACCCTTTACTATTTGATTTAGTTAAATACCCTAATGGACTTACATGGAAGATTTCCTTTTCTTTGCCAAGTCTTTAGTTTACAATTCTACCATGTTTATCGATGTGACCAATCAGCCATCTTCCCTGCTTTACCCTTGTTTCCTTTTCATTTTGGTATAAGAATTCTCCTTCATACCACTTCATGTTATAGTCTTTAATTATGCCAGTAATCTTAAAATACACTTCATATTTATGACCTAAAACAGAAAACAATTTTATTAGATCCCCAGCTTTATATTTAGGATTATTATAAGGATATTTTTTAATCCTATCTTTCCTAACTAAGGGAATAAAGATATCTTCTGTGCTTTTTACAATTTTATGGTGATAGGGAGTATGAATTTCAATAAATTCATCTTCTAAAGTGATAGCACAGGGTAGATCATTTTGGTTAATACCAACATCTACAAAAACTAATTTTCCTCCAAGTTCTACAGATATTCCATTCTTAGGGGTATGTCCAACCACTTGAAAACGGAGACCCCTAAGTTTATTTATTTTCTCAATCCCTTCCTCGTCATAATCCCTTAGCCAAAAGAGCCCTTTTTTATTAAAAATACCCTGATCATACTGGGAAATTTCTCTATTTAAAAAGATTTGTTTAACAATCTCATTTAAATTATCAAAATCTATCTCTTTAATAACCCCTCCATGACTAAACAAAATATTATCTATCTCTAACAATGGACGATAACTTAATAACATTTTCCCATAAAATCCTTTAGGAGAAAAATCTTCGTAAAACTCAGGTAAGCATGGCCATGAACTATCATAATCCTCTCTACCCGTTGTTTTTAGCCATTCCAAATAAACACTATCTCCACCGTTATAATACCAGTGCATTTTAGCTTCATCACAACCTAAACCTGCAAATAAAGCCATTATTTCATGGTTACCTAATATCACATGGAATTGGGAATTTTTATTTTTAGCCTGTTTTTTAAGATTGTGGACAAACTTAATTACTTTTAAAGAATCAGGTCCCCGATCAATAAGGTCACCCATTTGTACAACCTGAATATTCTCTGCCATCCAGCGATTATTATCATCTATAATTCCCTTTAATTTGAGGGATTTTTGTAATAAATCTAAACGGCCATGGATATCACCGATAACAACTATTTTTCCCATAAAACCCTCCCTTCTCTAGTGAGGTTACGGAGTCTATAAAAAAACCAAATACACCCCACACAGCCAAAAGTAATATCACTTAAAGCTATAGCCCACCATATTCCTTGTGCTCCTAAAGAAAAATACAAACTGAGTATGTAAGCCATGGGAATTCCAATAACTCCTAATCTTAAAAAGTTGGTGATAAGTCCTGGTAATCCTTCGCCAATTCCTTGAAAAGCTGATACGGATATAAAACCAACTCCTAAAAAACCATAAAACAGAGGAATTGTCCTTAAATACTGAAGAGAATAAACTAATACTTCTTGTTCAGGATTAAATATTTTCAATACCCTTTCAGGAAAA comes from the Anaerobranca gottschalkii DSM 13577 genome and includes:
- a CDS encoding metallophosphoesterase, yielding MGKIVVIGDIHGRLDLLQKSLKLKGIIDDNNRWMAENIQVVQMGDLIDRGPDSLKVIKFVHNLKKQAKNKNSQFHVILGNHEIMALFAGLGCDEAKMHWYYNGGDSVYLEWLKTTGREDYDSSWPCLPEFYEDFSPKGFYGKMLLSYRPLLEIDNILFSHGGVIKEIDFDNLNEIVKQIFLNREISQYDQGIFNKKGLFWLRDYDEEGIEKINKLRGLRFQVVGHTPKNGISVELGGKLVFVDVGINQNDLPCAITLEDEFIEIHTPYHHKIVKSTEDIFIPLVRKDRIKKYPYNNPKYKAGDLIKLFSVLGHKYEVYFKITGIIKDYNMKWYEGEFLYQNEKETRVKQGRWLIGHIDKHGRIVN